In Mytilus trossulus isolate FHL-02 chromosome 6, PNRI_Mtr1.1.1.hap1, whole genome shotgun sequence, a single window of DNA contains:
- the LOC134722178 gene encoding shiftless antiviral inhibitor of ribosomal frameshifting protein homolog, with product MADIIYIRENDQAVPVPIISPQVQRLRELFRGRFAYEEAERLINHHQRDLQTTVNFVLTADLPTIRNISRSDDEGWQIVRNNRAWRELAQQGQLTHEERQYACGPCDNVWWRKVPARKRVSKCKRCNVRYDAIPRHREWGWAEFACNNINCGHVFRGFGQMENTWSPCFRCRTPCLPVKIFPRKKRSDAERTQRRARDDHSCFSHNCFRRATGPQLGGICVHPKSLRRGERAVFPSHSHTSTGSTIDTFLTQDDLFSRMSDFGPDVSDIDEDDGDDSN from the exons ATGGCCGACATTATCTATATAAGAGAAAATGATCAG gCAGTACCAGTACCTATTATAAGTCCCCAAGTACAACGTCTACGAGAGCTATTTAGAGGTCGCTTTGCGTATGAAGAAGCAGAGAGACTTAtaaaccaccaccagagggatCTCCAAACTACTGTTAATTTTGTGCTCACAG CTGATTTACCAACCATTAGAAATATCAGCAGATCCGATGACGAAGGG TGGCAAATTGTGAGAAACAACAGGGCATGGAGAGAACTCGCACAGCAGGGCCAGTTGACGCACGAAGAACGTCAGTACGCATGCGGACCATGTGATAACGTTTGGTGGCGAAAAGTACCAGCCAGAAAGAGG GTATCGAAATGTAAACGGTGTAATGTCCGATACGACGCCATACCTCGTCACAGGGAGTGGGGATGGGCAGAATTCGCCTGCAATAACATCAACTGCGGGCATGTGTTTAG AGGATTTGGTCAAATGGAAAACACATGGAGCCCCTGTTTCCGCTGTAGAACGCCATGCTTACCAGTGAAAATTTTCCCAAGAAAAAAACGGAGCGATGCAGAAAGAACTCAAAGAAGAGCTCGGGATGATCATTCTTGTTTCAGTCATAACTGCTTCAGAAGAGCAA CTGGACCTCAACTAGGAGGGATTTGTGTCCATCCAAAGTCTTTACGTAGAGGAGAAAGAGCTGTATTCCCTAGTCATAGCCACACTAGTACAGGCTCGACCATCGACACATTCCTCACACAGGACGATTTGTTCTCTCGGATGTCGGACTTTGGACCTGATGTTTCCGATATCGACGAAGACGATGGTGATGATAGTAATTGA
- the LOC134722179 gene encoding monocarboxylate transporter 13-like isoform X1, whose product MAVQDTDKGFSWIILCASFLNYTLVSGTIRTFGILYSELLQTYDKGAGNTAFLGSIMFFVMAITGPVSGLLSVHFSFKWCTMIGGLIASIGMVTSSFTKDIEMLFLTYSCLLGIGIGLSAPPTVTIINFYFEKKRAFANGFLTASMGLSSLTYPFLYRKLIDNYGIHGAMLILGGLLLNICVGGSFFRQPSCFIRTATKTNSPDSTKLLADANYKSKKSNLTFVKNKIIDMFKSYSVALRNKSFVLYIFAMSFALVGYSSNFLILPPHIQSQQFSKDDVVIVLTVIGATEFVVRLFSGTFIDLQWFSVQTMFIVTMFMGGICAIVLTFFKSMTINITYAVTVGIFPGILHSLQPLLIVTSLGLKMLPTAFPLSSFFTNTACLIGHPSLGWLEDYTGNWKASFYMVGGLFIASSLCVLLERKLVKSTESEEITVSTDNIDNITEVTTNNQNNTINIHSDDVETSLMGDETS is encoded by the exons ATGGCAGTACAAGATACAGACAAGGGCTTTTCATGGATTATATTATGTG CTTCATTTCTAAACTATACGCTGGTTTCTGGAACTATACGAACCTTCGGGATATTATATTCGGAACTTCTCCAAACCTACGACAAAGGAGCGGGTAATACTGCATTCCTAGGCAGTATAATGTTTTTTGTAATGGCCATAACCG GGCCAGTATCTGGATTATTGAGTGTTcacttttcatttaaatggtGTACTATGATTGGTGGATTGATTGCATCTATTGGTATGGTAACCAGCTCTTTCACTAAAGATATAGAAATGTTGTTTCTCACGTACAGCTGTTTACTag GTATAGGAATTGGATTGTCTGCACCACCTACCGTTACgattataaacttttatttcgAAAAGAAAAGAGCATTTGCTAATGGATTCCTGACAGCTTCAATGGGATTGTCAAGTTTAACATATCCTTTTCTGTACCGGAAGTTGATAGACAATTACGGCATACATGGCGCTATGTTAATTCTTGGTGGTTTGTTACTCAACATTTGTGTAGGTGGAAGTTTCTTCAGGCAACCTAGTTGCTTTATACGCACAGCAACTAAAACTAACAGTCCTGATAGTACGAAACTGTTAGCTGATGCAAATTATAAGAGTAAAAAGAGCAACCTGACTTttgtgaaaaacaaaatcattgatatgtttaagTCATATTCTGTTGCTTTACGAAATAAATCgtttgtattgtatattttcGCCATGTCGTTTGCATTAGTTGGATATTCATCAAATTTTCTCATTCTGCCGCCACACATTCAAAGTCAGCAGTTTTCTAAAGATGacgttgttattgttttaacaGTAATTGGTGCTACAGAATTTGTTGTTAGACTTTTTTCCGGAACTTTTATTGATTTACAATGGTTCAGTGTTCAAACAATGTTCATCGTGACAATGTTTATGGGCGGAATTTGTGCTATCgtgttgacattttttaaaagcatgACGATAAACATTACCTATGCAGTGACTGTTGGAATATTTCCCGGAATTTTACATTCATTACAGCCGTTACTTATTGTGACATCATTGGGATTGAAAATGTTGCCGACAGCATTCCCATTATCTAGTTTCTTTACCAATACAGCGTGCCTGATAGGACATCCGTCTTTAG GGTGGTTAGAAGATTATACCGGTAACTGGAAAGCTTCATTTTATATGGTTGGTGGACTTTTTATAGCGTCATCGCTTTGTGTGTTACTTGAACGGAAGTTAGTGAAGTCAACAGAAAGCGAAGAAATTACAGTCAGCACAGACAATATTGACAATATTACTGAAGTCACAACAAATAATCAGAATAACACTATAAACATACACAGCGATGATGTAGAAACAAGTCTCATGGGGGATGAGACCTCCTAG
- the LOC134722179 gene encoding monocarboxylate transporter 12-like isoform X2, whose protein sequence is MAVQDTDKGFSWIILCGPVSGLLSVHFSFKWCTMIGGLIASIGMVTSSFTKDIEMLFLTYSCLLGIGIGLSAPPTVTIINFYFEKKRAFANGFLTASMGLSSLTYPFLYRKLIDNYGIHGAMLILGGLLLNICVGGSFFRQPSCFIRTATKTNSPDSTKLLADANYKSKKSNLTFVKNKIIDMFKSYSVALRNKSFVLYIFAMSFALVGYSSNFLILPPHIQSQQFSKDDVVIVLTVIGATEFVVRLFSGTFIDLQWFSVQTMFIVTMFMGGICAIVLTFFKSMTINITYAVTVGIFPGILHSLQPLLIVTSLGLKMLPTAFPLSSFFTNTACLIGHPSLGWLEDYTGNWKASFYMVGGLFIASSLCVLLERKLVKSTESEEITVSTDNIDNITEVTTNNQNNTINIHSDDVETSLMGDETS, encoded by the exons ATGGCAGTACAAGATACAGACAAGGGCTTTTCATGGATTATATTATGTG GGCCAGTATCTGGATTATTGAGTGTTcacttttcatttaaatggtGTACTATGATTGGTGGATTGATTGCATCTATTGGTATGGTAACCAGCTCTTTCACTAAAGATATAGAAATGTTGTTTCTCACGTACAGCTGTTTACTag GTATAGGAATTGGATTGTCTGCACCACCTACCGTTACgattataaacttttatttcgAAAAGAAAAGAGCATTTGCTAATGGATTCCTGACAGCTTCAATGGGATTGTCAAGTTTAACATATCCTTTTCTGTACCGGAAGTTGATAGACAATTACGGCATACATGGCGCTATGTTAATTCTTGGTGGTTTGTTACTCAACATTTGTGTAGGTGGAAGTTTCTTCAGGCAACCTAGTTGCTTTATACGCACAGCAACTAAAACTAACAGTCCTGATAGTACGAAACTGTTAGCTGATGCAAATTATAAGAGTAAAAAGAGCAACCTGACTTttgtgaaaaacaaaatcattgatatgtttaagTCATATTCTGTTGCTTTACGAAATAAATCgtttgtattgtatattttcGCCATGTCGTTTGCATTAGTTGGATATTCATCAAATTTTCTCATTCTGCCGCCACACATTCAAAGTCAGCAGTTTTCTAAAGATGacgttgttattgttttaacaGTAATTGGTGCTACAGAATTTGTTGTTAGACTTTTTTCCGGAACTTTTATTGATTTACAATGGTTCAGTGTTCAAACAATGTTCATCGTGACAATGTTTATGGGCGGAATTTGTGCTATCgtgttgacattttttaaaagcatgACGATAAACATTACCTATGCAGTGACTGTTGGAATATTTCCCGGAATTTTACATTCATTACAGCCGTTACTTATTGTGACATCATTGGGATTGAAAATGTTGCCGACAGCATTCCCATTATCTAGTTTCTTTACCAATACAGCGTGCCTGATAGGACATCCGTCTTTAG GGTGGTTAGAAGATTATACCGGTAACTGGAAAGCTTCATTTTATATGGTTGGTGGACTTTTTATAGCGTCATCGCTTTGTGTGTTACTTGAACGGAAGTTAGTGAAGTCAACAGAAAGCGAAGAAATTACAGTCAGCACAGACAATATTGACAATATTACTGAAGTCACAACAAATAATCAGAATAACACTATAAACATACACAGCGATGATGTAGAAACAAGTCTCATGGGGGATGAGACCTCCTAG
- the LOC134722242 gene encoding uncharacterized protein LOC134722242, whose protein sequence is MNLSNKSGWIQLDECRGYASNIQQAEEVRQTFEVSKRSTFVSYKTVLNFGKNDKIPEKYRIRFSDLGEEVVPYDGTPFIITGRKVNSCIFGKDKHVADKKKKQQDKASNLECGVQDHLLSENNVSTIGRSLEFIGRSTRSPVIWTLKVCYRLIY, encoded by the exons ATGAATTTGTCTAACAAATCGGGTTGGATTCAACTCGATGAATGTAGAGGATATGCCAGCAATATCCAGCAAGCTGAAGAAGTCCGCCAGACATTTGAGGTGTCTAAGAGATCAACATTTGTTTCATACAAAACAGTattgaattttggaaaaaatgacA aaaTACCAGAAAAGTACAGAATACGGTTTTCCGATCTTGGAGAGGAGGTTGTGCCATATGATGGAACGCCTTTCATTATAACAGGCAGAAAAGTAAACAGCTGCATTTTTGGGAAGGACAAACATGTagctgataaaaaaaagaaacaacaggACAAAGCCAGTAATCTTGAG TGCGGTGTACAGGACCACCTGTTGTCTGAAAATAATGTGTCTACTATAGGGCGATCTCTTGAGTTCATAGGGCGGTCTACAAGATCCCCTGTTATATGGACATTGAAAGTCTGCTATAGATTGATATATTGA